In Bos mutus isolate GX-2022 chromosome 10, NWIPB_WYAK_1.1, whole genome shotgun sequence, a single window of DNA contains:
- the LOC102278292 gene encoding olfactory receptor 11H4, whose protein sequence is MEICHSFAALKTNKYTHVENCSSSVRKFILLGFPYTWEIRILCFSVFSGTYILTLIGNLCIICAVRCDYQLQTPMYILLANFSFLEIWFVTSTVPNMLANFLSETNTISFSGCFLQFYFFFSMGTTETFFLSAMAFDRCLAICRPLHYPAVMPVQRCIRMGACCWVCGFLYFLLPIYLISQLPFCCLNKIDHFLCDPGPLIKLSCAPAPVTEIICAIYNSVLIFSTLLFITSSYTLVIRAVLRVPSAEGRHKAFSTCGSHLSVVSLFYGSIMVVYVSPTAGNPAGIQKYVTLFYSVLTPLFNPLIYSLRNKEMKEALRKLFKTVRFRQRPGRNL, encoded by the coding sequence ATGGAAATCTGTCATTCTTTTGCAGCTTTGAAAACAAATAAGTATACCCATGTAGAGAATTGCTCTAGCTCTGTGAGGAAATTCATCCTTTTAGGCTTCCCTTATACTTGGGAAATTCGGATCctctgtttctcagttttttctGGGACATATATTCTGACACTCATTGGAAATCTGTGCATTATTTGTGCTGTGAGGTGCGACTATCAACTGCAAACTCCAATGTACATCCTGCTGGCCAATTTTTCCTTCCTGGAGATCTggtttgtcacctccactgtccCTAATATGCTAGCCAACTTTCTTTCTGAGACCAACaccatctccttctctggctGCTTTCTGCAGTTCTACTTCTTCTTCTCCATGGGCACCACTGAGACCTTCTTCCTGTCTGCCATGGCCTTTGACAGGTGCCTTGCCATCTGCAGGCCCCTTCACTACCCCGCTGTCATGCCAGTGCAACGCTGCATCAGGATGGGAGCCTGCTGCTGGGTGTGTGGCTTCTTGTACTTCCTCTTGCCTATATATCTAATCTCTCAACTCCCCTTTTGTTGTCTCAATAAAATTGATCACTTCCTATGTGATCCAGGACCCCTTATAAAGCTGTCTTGTGCACCAGCTCCTGTCACTGAGATTATCTGTGCCATCTACAATTCAGTCCTCATTTTCTCCACCTTACTCTTCATTACCAGCTCCTACACCCTGGTGATCAGAGCTGTGCTTAGGGTCCCCTCAGCAGAAGGCCGGCATAAGGCTTTCTCTACATGTGGCTCCCATCTGTCTGTAGTGTCTCTGTTCTATGGCTCTATTATGGTCGTATATGTGAGCCCAACAGCAGGCAATCCAGCCGGGATTCAGAAATATGTGACTTTGTTTTATTCTGTGCTAACTCCACTCTTCAACCCCTTGATCTATAGTCTCCGGAATAAAGAGATGAAGGAGGCTCTGAGAAAATTATTTAAGACTGTGAGATTTAGGCAGAGGCCTGGCAGAAATCTTTGA